The genomic DNA ccAACCTTTCCATATTTCCTATAGACACATTGGGCGAAGCATTTGAACTTTCTGCGATGGAGATATAAACACGATCGCTCGTTTGACATTGTTGACACACCGCTACTTGGCGtgtgtgaagtttttttttgcttgagtTCTTGCGTCCAATTTTCGTAAACTTGGTGCGTACGAAAATCGTACATTCGGAGTGTCGGTGTATTTATTTTACGATAATAAGTTGATAACTTTCCGTGCCACAGTGTTAACTATTGAACTTACAGCAGTTAGGGGAAGGACGGCATCACGATGAATCGAAGACGCGCATACGAAGATGATGGAGACTTTTACGGAGGTACGGATTTGCGGACGCTTTTAACCTACAAAAACAGCATCTGCAGCAAAACACATCTGGTGCAATCGGAACAATAACTAACCCGTTAATCGATCATGGGTTTTCATCCACAGAGCGCAACAAGAAACGGCGCAGGGTATCCGAAAACCAGGAGATGGAAGAACGCTTAGAAACGCTGATTCTACGAGTCGGCGAAAACAGTTCCTCCTCGCTGGAATCGAACCTGGAAGGGTTGGTATCGGTACTGGAGTCCGACCTGGGGAACTTTCGGAGCAAGATTCTTCGCATCCTGTCGGACTGTCCGATCAAAATGCCGGAAAAGTGCACCATATACTCGACCATGGTAGGGCTCATGAACGCCAAGAACTATAACTTTGGCGGCGAATTCGTGGAGTACATGGTGAAAACGTTCAAGGATAGTTTAAAGCAGTGCCAGTGGGATGCGGCCCGATATGCGCTCCGTTTTCTGGCAGACCTGGTAAATTGTCACGTCATATCAACGAATTCACTGCTCCAGCTGCTGGACAGTATGGTTGACGCGGCCAACGAAGATAATGTGCCGCAGGTTCGCCGCGATTGGTACGTGTTTGCGGTGCTTTCGACCCTACCGTGGGTCGGCCGTGAGCTGTATGAGAAAAAGGAATCGGCACTGGAAAACTTGCTGGTGCGTATCGAAGTTTTCCTCAACAAGCGCACCAAAAAGCATCACAACGCGCTGCGTGTATGGTCGGTGGATGCGCCCCATCCACAGGAAGAGTATCTCGACTGTCTGTGGGCTCAGATTAGGAAACTGCGACAGGACAATTGGACCGAGAAGCACATTCCCCGACCGTATCTTGCGTTCGATTCGGTGCTGTGTGAGGCGCTGCAACACAACATCCCCGTGATTCATCCACCACCGCATCAGGATTCGTTCGAGTATCCGATGCCGTGGGTCGTGTACCGTATGTTCGACTACACCGATTGCCCACCTGGGCCGATTCTGCCCGGAGCACATTCGATCGAACGTTTCCTGATCGAGGAGCATCTGCACTCGATCATCGAAATGTATCGCTGGGAGCGTAAGGAATGCGCCATCCATCTGCTAATGCTTCCGTACAAGGAAAAAATCCCGCTGGAGTATTGCATCGTGGAAGTTATCTTTGCGGAACTGTTTCACATGCCTACGCCGCGCTACCTCGAGATATGTTACGGATCGATACTGATCGAGCTGTGCAAGCAGCAGCCGTCCAAGATGCCGCAGGTGCTCGCACAAGCCACGGAGATTCTGTTCATGCGTATTGACTCGATGAATACGTCGTGTTTCGATCGGTTTGTGAACTGGTTCTCGTACCATCTGAGCAACTTCCAGTTCCGTTGGTCGTGGGACGATTGGGACAGCTGTCTGCTGCTTGAGAACGAACATCCTCGACCGAAGTTCATACAGGAGGTGTTGCTAAAGTGCTTGAGGTAGGATTTAAAGCGCTGATTCAAATCATAATAATGAGACTTATGGTAAATAATCAAACCTTGCTTTTTTAGATTCTCGTACCACGATCGCTTCAAGGAAATGATGCCGGAAGGATACGCGAAGCTTATCCCCAAACCACCCATGCCTCACTACAAGTATTCGATGGAAGGAGCAGGTGAGTGAACGCAAAACAGCGCCAGTTTCAATTTATTACACTATAAATTATCTTTATtttgacaaaaacaaaataacaaaattgcattttacTTCTCGAACGGCGTTGGGAAGCTTTCTGTTCGTTCTCTCTGCCTCTCTTCCCTGTGTCCTGCGTACCGTTCGTTGCTACGTTCCGGTTCCGTTCGTTTTGGTTAAATCGTTTGGGTTCgctgtggttgtgtgtttggCTTCGCTTTTGTATTCACATTGTCTTGCTACTACCATACGTCGCTGTATGGACGATGCTCGATGCTTCGTTTGCTTCCTACGGATACCGTTCTGCTGTCTTGTCACAGACTGagataaatattatttaacgTTAGAATAATTTAATGTCTCCTACTGACCACAAGGTGGATGTGAAGGTTTAAAAACTACATGCAGCTCAATTCGTACGATCAGGATGGTGTAAGGTTCGGTGATGGAAGGAATTGAAGGTGTCTCTCTGCATGATCGTGGCATGATTATGTGTCCCTTGCATGACTAAGCACGACGTCGGGCTTCAAGCGACATCGACAGCCACTGTCGTTTGGCTTGCTTCCTCATCACCCCCAATCGCGACTCCATCCTCGACTGTCGTGGTGCCTAACGTTTCACTGACGGTGCTTTCCGTAACAGGGGAGCTGGTGCTACCGACCGTAGTCGTCACCTCGACGGTAGTTTCCGGTTCGAAGGCGTCTTTAGGCACGATCTCATTgctttcgatcgatttgcCACCGTAAACGGGTTTCGCGGTTTCGTCCGTAGCACCCACCGGCTTCTGTGCCGCGTCCGTCGGTTTCTCGGTCTGATTTACGATCGCTTTCGCATGGTTGATGATGGACATCGTGAGATCATCGAAAGTCGATCCACCGAACGAGCGACCACTCTCAGCAGCGGCAGAACTGCTCGGTTCAAGCGTACTGGCATCACTTGCCTCGAAAAACACCATGTTCGACTGGTTCGTGGCAATTGGTGGCGAAAGGTTGGCCTTCACCATCACGAACTCCTTTTCCGGTTCGGTCACCTCCAGGGCGTCGTGCTTGTTTTCGGCCTGCTTTGCAACCAGCTGCTCCGCTACGGCCACCCCTCGATCGGTATCGTCATCAACGGCTTCGCTAGTATCTCGTTTGATTTTGTCGTTCGATGCGCTTTTGGCCGTGGGCGTCATGACAGCTTCCTCGGCCTTGCGTTCTTGCTGTTCGTAAGATCGAGCATCGATACGATTACTGTCGAACACGGACGACGTTACACCAGGAACGGGCTTGATCGTGGTAGTGGACGTTGCGCTGAAGTTGCTGTTTCGCGTACGGCTCGTCCGCATGCTGTTGCtcgactgttgctgctggccagTTGGGATCGGTGGTGGATTGCCGGACGGTATTCTACGGTAGGTGTAGCGACTGCGACCTCTCGAGGCACGTACGCGCTGCATCTGCTGATCAAGGTTCGATCGTACCACAGGCA from Anopheles stephensi strain Indian chromosome 2, UCI_ANSTEP_V1.0, whole genome shotgun sequence includes the following:
- the LOC118502508 gene encoding nuclear cap-binding protein subunit 1, translating into MNRRRAYEDDGDFYGERNKKRRRVSENQEMEERLETLILRVGENSSSSLESNLEGLVSVLESDLGNFRSKILRILSDCPIKMPEKCTIYSTMVGLMNAKNYNFGGEFVEYMVKTFKDSLKQCQWDAARYALRFLADLVNCHVISTNSLLQLLDSMVDAANEDNVPQVRRDWYVFAVLSTLPWVGRELYEKKESALENLLVRIEVFLNKRTKKHHNALRVWSVDAPHPQEEYLDCLWAQIRKLRQDNWTEKHIPRPYLAFDSVLCEALQHNIPVIHPPPHQDSFEYPMPWVVYRMFDYTDCPPGPILPGAHSIERFLIEEHLHSIIEMYRWERKECAIHLLMLPYKEKIPLEYCIVEVIFAELFHMPTPRYLEICYGSILIELCKQQPSKMPQVLAQATEILFMRIDSMNTSCFDRFVNWFSYHLSNFQFRWSWDDWDSCLLLENEHPRPKFIQEVLLKCLRFSYHDRFKEMMPEGYAKLIPKPPMPHYKYSMEGAASLPGTATAHKLVVAIRQKCNAEDVLNELNDLPNSRDASDMDMAEAPFNPLKIDVFVQTLLNLGSKSFSHSFAAISKFHAVFKALAETEEAQICILHNMFELWVDHQQMMVVIVDKLLKVQIVECSAVATWVFSKEMVGEFTKMYLWEILHLTIKKMNQHVTKLSREMNEAKEKLARTVESSSSESEDEASPNPTKHRKNTEGSGEKPTEEQVERMEEKLEAAYVDQKRLFLIIFQRFIMILSEHLVKCDTDGRDYDTDWYRWTVGRLQQVFMMHHEQVQKYSSTLESLLFTSDLDPHILDVFHQFTALRA